The following coding sequences lie in one Oryza brachyantha chromosome 10, ObraRS2, whole genome shotgun sequence genomic window:
- the LOC102712939 gene encoding putative UPF0496 protein 5, translated as MGNRYSALRPRRLVSSRRSEAAAAMGEEEEEPGSYEAACSGDPELRTFDTELRRRASHAITAVASGVEVRSMSLGSLREVTGCLVDMNQEVVRVLLDCKRDVWRSPDLFDLVEDYFEVSLDTLDFLAALDNSLHRARDSQLILHLALQRHRNAAPAPELYASTLAELRQFKAAGDPFTDEFFAAFQTVYRQQTAMVAKLQQRKRRLDRSLRSVRVWRRVSSIVFLTTFAALLVCSVVAAAIAAPPVAAALAAAASMPVGSAGKWMDSLLKKYQDALQGHKEVVSAMQVGTFIAIKDLDSIRAVVDHLEVQISSMVDCVEFAERDEETAKFVIEEVKKKLEVFMKSVDELGEQADRCSRDIRKARTVVLQRIIHHPSN; from the coding sequence ATGGGGAATCGGTACAGCGCTTtgaggccgcggcggctcgTGTCGAGCCGGAggtcggaggcggcggcggcgatgggggaggaggaggaggagccgggGTCGTACGAGGCGGCGTGCAGCGGCGACCCGGAGCTGCGGACGTTCGACAcggagctgcggcggcgggcgagccACGCCATCACGGCGGTGGCGTCCGGGGTGGAGGTGCGTTCGATGTCGCTGGGATCCCTCCGGGAGGTCACCGGCTGCCTGGTCGACATGAACCAGGAGGTGGTCCGCGTCTTGCTCGACTGCAAGCGCGACGTGTGGCGGAGCCCCGACCTGTTCGACCTCGTCGAGGACTACTTCGAGGTCAGCCTCGACACGCTCGActtcctcgccgccctcgACAACTCACTCCACCGCGCCCGCGACTCCCAGCTCATCCTCCACCTCGCGCTCCAGCGCCACCGCaacgccgcgccggcgccggagctgtACGCGAGCACGCTCGCCGAGCTGCGCCAGTTCAAGGCCGCCGGGGATCCCTTCACGGACGAGTTCTTCGCCGCGTTCCAGACCGTGTACCGGCAGCAGACGGCCATGGTGGCCAAGCTCCAGCAGCGGAAGCGCCGCCTGGACCGCAGCCTCCGGTCCGTCCGCGTGTGGCGCCGCGTGTCCAGCATCGTCTTCCTCACCACCTTCGCCGCGCTGCTCGTCTGCTCTGTCGTCGCCGCGGccatcgccgcgccgcccgtcgcggcggccctcgccgccgcggcctccatGCCGGTGGGCTCCGCCGGCAAGTGGATGGACTCGCTACTAAAGAAGTACCAGGACGCGCTCCAGGGACACAAGGAGGTGGTGAGCGCAATGCAGGTGGGCACCTTCATCGCCATCAAGGATCTCGACAGCATCAGGGCGGTCGTCGACCACCTGGAGGTTCAGATCAGCTCCATGGTCGACTGCGTGGAGTTCGCGGAGCGCGACGAGGAGACGGCGAAATTCGTGATCGAGGAGGTGAAGAAGAAGCTGGAAGTGTTCATGAAGAGCGTGGATGAACTGGGCGAGCAGGCAGACCGGTGTAGCCGCGACATCCGCAAAGCGAGGACCGTCGTGCTGCAAAGGATCATCCACCATCCTAGCAATTGA
- the LOC102722147 gene encoding NAC domain-containing protein 83-like → MSPSVPGLPLLNISISSSWSDEERVRFLAERKAEHSLPENVMVGVSFHLFDPWDSENLWYMNFSDDQQSPKNGENAIIKSKTGYWKIVDTVRIPTSTAIVGMKVRLDHYEGEAPSGKRTGWVMNEYLVEENDEANLPQDYKNLCTIYFQEDKKLDAGNKQICLSANARNDRNESYLQYLAELEEQNAASNPQAVSVNEENVSSSKGLDRQKTNASDDQSVNYAPSSEGYIELNDLLSTDASASSSEYSSRRTMISEEDEYFDSDAFLREIRNDHNTDNEEHADSKFSVTVPSKSDHVVISPPEQGFVDNLDNHAIRAGDSPQKSMQSGKADQHSIEEHPQNIPTPSCFPIGHVKRSRSSSSSSSQGTSRSPQRERSTKKFGKLGKKYCCFGSF, encoded by the exons ATGTCTCCTTCAGTTCCTGGGTTACCATTACTTAACATCAGCATAAGCAGTTCTTGGAGTGATGAGGAACGTGTACGATTCTTGGCGGAGAGGAAAGCAGAGCACTCTCTGCCAGAAAATGTAATGGTGGGGGTGAGCTTTCACCTCTTTGATCCATGGGACTCAG AGAACTTATGGTACATGAATTTTTCAGATGATCAACAATCCCCTAAGAATGGCGAAAATGCTATTATAAAGTCAAAAACTGGATACTGGAAAATTGTGGATACTGTTAGAATACCAACAAGTACTGCTATTGTGGGTATGAAAGTTAGGCTGGACCATTATGAAGGTGAAGCACCATCTGGTAAGAGAACTGGGTGGGTGATGAATGAATATCTGGTTGAAGAGAATGATGAAGCTAATCTACCACAG GACTACAAGAATTTGTGTACAATATACTTTCAGGAAGACAAAAAATTAGATGCTGGCAATAAACAGATATGCCTGAGTGCAAATGCTCGTAATGATCGCAACGAATCTTACCTTCAATATCTTGCCGAACTAGAAGAGCAAAATGCTGCATCAAACCCCCAG GCTGTATCTGTGAACGAGGAAAATGTCTCTTCCAGCAAAGGACTGGATAGGCAGAAAACTAACGCTTCAGATGACCAGTCTGTTAATTATGCCCCCTCTAGTGAAGGCTACATAGAATTGAATGATTTGTTAAGCACAGATGCCTCTGCATCAAGTTCAGAATACTCAAGTCGACGGACTATGATTTCTGAAGAGGATGAGTACTTTGATTCTGATGCATTTCTGAGGGAGATTAGGAATGACCATAACACAGATAATGAAGAGCATGCAGACAGCAAGTTTAGCGTAACTGTGCCTAGTAAATCAGATCACGTGGTTATCAGTCCCCCAGAACAAG GGTTTGTTGACAACCTTGATAACCATGCCATCAGAGCTGGAGATTCACCGCAAAAGTCAATGCAAAGTGGTAAAGCAGATCAACACTCAATTGAGGAGCATCCGCAGAACATTCCTACACCTTCCTGTTTTCCGATAGGTCATGTCAAACGAAGCCGTTCTAGTAGTTCTAGCAGCTCTCAGGGTACCAGCAGGTCTCCCCAGAGAGAGCGATCTACCaaaaaatttgggaaattAGGAAAGAAGTACTGCTGCTTTGGATCATTCTAG
- the LOC107305057 gene encoding probable polyol transporter 6, giving the protein MGGEKEKQRDGEKNKYAVACSIIASIISVLMGYDTGVMSGAMLFIKEDLKTNDTQVQLLAGILNVCALVGSLTAGRVSDHVGRRLTISLAACIFLAGSVLMGLAPNFGTLLAGRCVAGVGVGYALMIAPVYAAEIASAEIRGSLTSLPEICISFGILIGYVANYLLAKLPLVYGWRAMLGLGAVPSAALALGVLAMPESPRWLVVQGRAEEALAVLRRVCGKPSEADVRLAEIKAAAGLSESEDGVAAPGSGGKGVWRELFLHPTPPVRRILVAALGVHFFQHLTGIEAVVLYSPRIFKAAGIATRNEVLAATIGVGVTKTAFILTAILLVDRVGRRPLYLSSLAGIIASLAGLGLGLTVVERSAPHHSPAWAVALAIATVFTFVASFSVGVGPITWAYSSEVYPLRLRAQGASVGVAINRVMNAAVSMTFVSLYKAITIGGAFFLFAGLAVAAAAFFYLLCPETQGRPLEEIEEVFSQGWGARRRTSAAAVELPASNSGCGGAMTA; this is encoded by the exons atggGAGGGGAGAAGGAGAAGCAGAGGGACGGCGAGAAGAACAAGTATGCCGTGGCGTGCTCCATCATCGCCTCCATCATCTCCGTCCTCATGGGCTATG aTACGGGTGTGATGAGCGGGGCGATGCTGTTCATCAAGGAGGACCTGAAGACGAACGACACGCAGGTGCAGCTCCTCGCCGGCATCCTCAACGTGTGCGCGCTCGTCGGCTcgctcaccgccggccgcGTCTCCGAccacgtcggccgccgcctcaccaTCTCCCTCGCCGCCTGCATCTTCCTCGCGGGCTCCGTCCTCATGGGCCTCGCGCCCAACTTCGGCACGCTGCTCGCGGGCCGCTGCGTCGCCGGGGTCGGCGTCGGCTACGCGCTCATGATCGCGCCGGTGTACGCCGCCGAGATCGCGTCCGCCGAGATCCGCGGCTCGCTGACGTCGCTCCCGGAGATCTGCATCAGCTTCGGCATCCTCATCGGGTACGTCGCCAACTACCTGCTCGCCAAGCTGCCGCTGGTGTACGGGTGGCGCGCCATGCTCGGCCTCGGCGCGGTCCCGAGCGCCGCCCTGGCGCTCGGCGTGCTCGCCATGCCGGAGTCGCCGCGGTGGCTCGTCGTCCAGGGGCGCGCCGAGGAGGCGCTCGCCGTGCTCCGCCGCGTGTGCGGCAAGCCCAGCGAGGCCGACGTGCGGCTCGCGGAGATCAAGGCCGCGGCTGGGCTCTCCGAGTCCGAGGACGGCGTCGCCGCgccgggcagcggcggcaaaGGCGTGTGGAGGGAGCTGTTCCTGCACCCGACGCCGCCGGTCCGGCgcatcctcgtcgccgccctgGGCGTGCACTTCTTCCAGCACCTCACCGGCATCGAGGCCGTGGTGCTGTACAGCCCGCGCATCTTCAAGGCCGCCGGCATCGCCACCCGCAACGAGGTGCTCGCGGCGACCATCGGCGTGGGCGTCACCAAGACGGCGTTCATCCTGACGGCCATCCTCCTCGTGGACCgcgtcggccggcggccgctCTACCTATCAAGCCTCGCGGGCAtcatcgcctccctcgccggccTCGGCCTGGGCCTCACCGTCGTCGAGCGCTCGGCGCCGCACCACTCGCCGGCGTGGGCCGTCGcgctcgccatcgccaccgtgTTCACCTTCGTGGCGTCCTTCTCCGTGGGCGTGGGGCCGATCACGTGGGCCTACAGCTCGGAGGTGTACCCCCTCCGGCTCCGGGCGCAGGGCGCCAGCGTCGGGGTGGCCATCAACCGCGTCATGAACGCCGCCGTGTCCATGACCTTCGTGTCCCTCTACAAGGCCATCACCATCGGCGGcgccttcttcctcttcgccgggctcgccgtcgccgccgccgccttcttctaCCTCCTCTGCCCGGAGACGCAGGGGCGGCCACTCGAAGAGATCGAGGAGGTGTTTAGCCAGGGGTGGGGCGCGCGTCGccggacgtcggcggcggccgtggagcTGCCAGCCTCCAActccggctgcggcggcgccatgaCGGCGTAG